The following are encoded together in the Streptomyces sp. NBC_01465 genome:
- a CDS encoding EF-hand domain-containing protein: MADIEEARKAFGRLDVDGDGRVTAAEYKSVMAQLGDFNVTETVAQAIIKAKDGNGDGKLSFEEFWAALNK, translated from the coding sequence GTGGCGGACATCGAAGAGGCACGCAAGGCGTTCGGGCGGCTCGACGTCGACGGCGACGGCCGGGTGACGGCAGCCGAGTACAAGAGCGTCATGGCGCAGCTCGGCGACTTCAACGTCACCGAGACCGTGGCCCAGGCCATCATCAAGGCCAAGGACGGCAACGGCGACGGCAAGCTCTCTTTCGAAGAGTTCTGGGCTGCTCTCAACAAGTAG